A genomic segment from Chitinophaga niabensis encodes:
- a CDS encoding RagB/SusD family nutrient uptake outer membrane protein has product MKKIFSFSKYLLTLSIALSSCESYLDGTQLPANTIAAVDVYSSDNTTSTVVTGVYLTMNNSGPFQGSASGNIGYTLGLYTDELRSLLSGNFADVFYKNAIQSGQSGNWSDLYKKLFTVNTAIDGINTSKGNLVYQDQWLGECYFLRAYFYYYLVNIYGPVPLALTNDYAINNRLSRSPETDVYKQIIADLKMAQSLLSNEYKNGYGLTTSNRFRPNKAVATAMLARAYLYAKDWVNAEAQATATISNTDYSILPLNQVFLANSKETIWALATNSPKVTNEYAFYNGGMPAIITPPQTPGSSFVYASLSSFLINTFEPGDARFNNWVRTSTVAASGTTPATVYYFPGKYKSSATNAEYQIMLRLSEQYLIRAEARAMQNKDNAVDDLNVVRLRAGLQGLPAGTQATLLTAINKERQTELFTECGHRFFDLKRTGTIDAVMATVAPTKPTTWQPYMAYWPIPPGDLLQNPNLSPNPGYLQ; this is encoded by the coding sequence ATGAAGAAGATATTCAGTTTTTCAAAATACCTGCTTACACTCAGCATCGCATTAAGCAGTTGTGAATCCTATCTCGATGGCACTCAGCTGCCAGCCAATACCATCGCAGCTGTAGATGTATATTCCAGTGACAATACCACATCAACGGTTGTCACAGGAGTTTATTTGACAATGAATAATTCAGGACCCTTTCAGGGTTCTGCAAGTGGTAACATCGGTTATACGCTTGGCTTATACACCGATGAACTTCGCAGTTTGCTTTCCGGTAATTTTGCAGATGTATTCTACAAGAACGCCATCCAAAGCGGGCAAAGCGGCAACTGGTCAGACCTGTACAAAAAACTCTTTACGGTGAACACAGCCATTGACGGCATTAACACCAGTAAGGGTAACCTGGTTTACCAGGACCAATGGCTGGGTGAGTGCTATTTCCTGCGTGCCTATTTTTACTATTACCTGGTGAATATCTATGGTCCGGTGCCGCTGGCGCTTACTAACGATTATGCCATCAACAATAGATTATCCCGCTCTCCGGAAACAGATGTATACAAACAGATCATCGCTGATCTTAAAATGGCACAATCGCTTTTAAGCAACGAATACAAAAATGGTTATGGTCTTACCACCTCTAACCGGTTCCGGCCTAATAAGGCTGTGGCCACAGCCATGCTGGCAAGGGCATATCTGTATGCAAAAGACTGGGTGAACGCTGAAGCCCAGGCAACGGCAACTATCAGCAACACGGATTACAGTATCTTACCACTGAACCAGGTGTTCCTCGCCAACAGTAAGGAAACCATCTGGGCACTGGCCACCAACAGTCCGAAAGTGACTAATGAATACGCTTTTTACAACGGCGGCATGCCTGCCATTATCACACCACCGCAAACTCCCGGGTCTTCATTTGTGTACGCATCGTTAAGCAGCTTTCTGATCAATACTTTTGAGCCTGGCGATGCGCGTTTCAACAACTGGGTGCGTACATCTACAGTAGCAGCATCTGGCACAACCCCTGCAACAGTCTATTATTTCCCTGGTAAATACAAGTCTTCCGCCACCAACGCAGAATACCAGATCATGTTAAGGCTTTCAGAGCAATACCTGATCCGGGCAGAAGCAAGGGCCATGCAAAATAAAGATAATGCAGTAGACGATCTGAATGTTGTGCGGCTGCGCGCAGGCCTGCAGGGTTTGCCAGCAGGTACGCAAGCCACTCTCCTTACCGCCATTAATAAGGAAAGACAAACCGAACTATTTACAGAATGCGGCCACCGGTTCTTTGACCTGAAGCGGACGGGGACCATTGATGCCGTGATGGCTACAGTGGCTCCCACCAAACCTACTACCTGGCAGCCTTACATGGCATACTGGCCCATTCCGCCAGGTGATCTTCTGCAAAATCCAAACCTAAGCCCTAACCCGGGATATTTACAATAA
- a CDS encoding TlpA disulfide reductase family protein has protein sequence MKVLLLFAALFAQSNEYTLTIKLNKLKKPAKAYLIKDYGWTNQQVLDSAEIQKNTFRFSGQLDEPSKVHVLIDHSGQGITKWEKTADVLDLYLEKGSTEIAGNDLIKNAKIKGGPVNRDHHFYKQVVLPPLERITQSINSSYLAASDQQKKDPKFMDSLMKGYRAAAKETDSLKYVFIRQHPDSYISLEALIEVAGKDVDVPHIEPVFKTLSPSVRSTRTAREFAKTLYDLGPLSIGAIAPDFSQQDVNDKPVKLSDFRGKYVLLDFWASWCGPCRAENPNVVKAFHAYADKNFTVLGVSLDQPGKKAAWLAAIEKDGLPWVQVSDLQFWNNAAAKLYQVRAIPQNFLIDPNGKIVAKNLRGEELEEKLKALLK, from the coding sequence ATGAAAGTATTACTTCTATTCGCAGCACTGTTTGCACAATCCAACGAATACACACTGACCATTAAACTTAATAAACTCAAAAAACCGGCGAAGGCATATCTGATCAAAGACTATGGCTGGACTAATCAACAGGTACTGGATTCTGCCGAAATACAAAAAAATACTTTCCGGTTCAGCGGTCAGTTGGATGAACCCTCGAAAGTACATGTGCTCATTGATCATAGCGGGCAGGGCATCACTAAATGGGAGAAAACTGCAGATGTTCTGGACCTCTACCTGGAAAAAGGTTCTACTGAAATTGCCGGCAATGACTTGATTAAAAATGCCAAGATCAAAGGAGGGCCTGTGAACCGTGATCACCACTTTTATAAACAGGTTGTATTACCTCCCCTGGAACGGATAACTCAAAGTATCAATTCCAGCTACCTCGCTGCTTCAGATCAGCAAAAAAAGGACCCGAAATTTATGGATTCACTGATGAAAGGATATCGTGCGGCAGCAAAAGAAACAGATTCACTTAAATATGTTTTTATCCGTCAGCATCCGGATTCCTACATCAGCCTGGAGGCTTTGATAGAAGTGGCTGGTAAAGATGTAGATGTGCCACACATTGAGCCAGTTTTCAAAACACTCTCCCCTTCCGTACGCAGTACCAGAACTGCCAGGGAATTTGCGAAAACACTCTATGATCTGGGACCACTTTCGATCGGGGCAATTGCTCCTGATTTTTCGCAGCAGGATGTGAACGATAAGCCGGTTAAACTTTCCGATTTCAGGGGCAAGTATGTACTGCTGGATTTCTGGGCTTCCTGGTGCGGACCCTGCCGGGCTGAAAATCCTAACGTGGTGAAAGCTTTTCATGCGTATGCAGATAAGAACTTTACAGTACTGGGCGTTTCGCTGGACCAGCCGGGCAAAAAGGCGGCATGGCTTGCTGCTATTGAGAAAGATGGTTTACCCTGGGTGCAGGTATCAGACCTGCAGTTTTGGAATAATGCAGCTGCCAAACTCTACCAGGTGCGTGCCATTCCGCAGAATTTCCTGATCGACCCTAACGGAAAGATTGTTGCTAAAAATCTCCGGGGAGAAGAGCTGGAAGAGAAACTGAAGGCCTTGCTGAAATAA